The proteins below come from a single Limosilactobacillus reuteri genomic window:
- a CDS encoding metallophosphoesterase family protein → MRFIHTADLHLDSPFLGLTSMPKPLWERVHSSTFTAFQKIVDDVIALKVDFVLISGDIYDRDQQSIAATDFFIKQCERLKQARIPVYLLYGNHDYQIVQDTGELPANVHVFGNRVTTTTLTLANHDSVAISGFSYDQRWIQEDQVKKYPPKRNETWHIGMLHGAVRQSQDNHYAPFTTDELIDKNYDYWALGHIHKHQILNEKPPIIYSGNPQGRHKNEAGQHGYYLVESQGNKLVPQFKPVAEIEWTSLTVNALPTSSLAEVERSLSQAIDDKLKNAPFQLVELTIANIEQLSPTIRHLLANGDVLEHLQDQNADNGKWWIYDLLLHQQNLLPSMTDLDEQYWQQAAQEVFTPANITELTKSLARDADLAAKLTNLDLQQLKQATTQLLRRED, encoded by the coding sequence ATGAGATTTATTCATACAGCCGATTTACACCTTGATAGTCCTTTTTTAGGGTTGACTTCGATGCCCAAGCCGTTATGGGAACGCGTCCACTCATCGACGTTTACTGCTTTTCAAAAGATTGTTGACGATGTGATTGCCTTAAAAGTTGATTTTGTTTTAATTAGCGGGGATATTTATGACCGTGATCAGCAAAGCATTGCCGCTACCGATTTTTTCATCAAGCAATGCGAACGACTTAAGCAGGCACGCATCCCCGTTTATCTACTTTATGGTAATCATGATTATCAAATTGTCCAAGACACGGGAGAACTGCCAGCAAACGTTCATGTTTTTGGCAATCGCGTAACGACTACCACCCTTACTTTGGCAAATCATGACAGTGTTGCTATCTCCGGCTTTAGTTATGATCAACGCTGGATTCAAGAAGATCAAGTGAAAAAATATCCACCAAAACGAAACGAAACCTGGCACATCGGGATGCTTCATGGAGCAGTTCGGCAAAGTCAAGATAACCACTATGCTCCGTTTACGACCGATGAATTAATCGATAAAAATTATGATTATTGGGCACTTGGTCATATTCACAAGCACCAAATCTTGAATGAGAAGCCGCCAATTATTTACAGCGGTAATCCACAGGGACGGCATAAAAATGAAGCCGGACAGCACGGCTATTATTTGGTGGAAAGTCAGGGCAATAAACTTGTGCCGCAATTTAAACCAGTTGCGGAAATTGAATGGACAAGTCTAACCGTTAATGCTTTACCAACTAGTAGTCTTGCTGAAGTAGAGCGATCCCTGTCGCAAGCAATTGATGACAAACTAAAAAATGCACCATTCCAACTGGTAGAGCTTACGATTGCTAACATTGAACAACTTTCACCAACGATTCGGCACCTGCTTGCAAATGGGGATGTCCTTGAACACCTGCAGGACCAAAATGCAGATAATGGTAAATGGTGGATCTATGACCTCTTGCTCCACCAGCAAAATTTGTTGCCATCAATGACTGATCTAGATGAACAGTATTGGCAACAAGCCGCCCAAGAAGTATTTACCCCTGCTAATATTACAGAATTAACAAAAAGTTTAGCACGGGATGCTGATTTAGCCGCTAAGTTGACAAACCTTGATCTTCAGCAACTGAAGCAAGCGACGACTCAATTATTGCGGCGGGAGGATTAA
- a CDS encoding ATP-binding protein: MKIKKVHIDGFGKWHDQDFDFTANPQIIYGPNEAGKTTLMAFLVSVLFGFADGRGKNRFAQYIPKTTSSYGGSLLVEINGHDYVIKRQRGRNGGKVSVTDSQGRQGGEQELKQLLGSMDRSLYQALFSFGQRDLTAVDELNRDEWQQHLQQLGAVGSAQWDQLIDQYQKQADHLYKPRGRKWPLNQDLHQYANLTDKINQARGKFHRYQDLQADLKTNKEKLRQAQAELQKQQPLLQKLAHLQQLWPVYHEWQHSHQTRPIADYLTDQQVTTAQELQVREKELRRQQQVYQQRLARIDHQSPQATKHSPQSIPELQRLKEQAVELQAEEALQHRQQTQANQWQQELTAIKTRYHQPLPVPLTPQEKAELARLLNVQPLSRANTNQSNGDPSRAAMIGIIGGFVLFIIGLLANATFITAIGAIAAFATVMYLYYQRQGSHSAPVTTDSQAIMAFGQKHGLQDFPPDQWLLIQGDLQRNAELAAQLQTAKQDQQRYDHQLAIFNQQLPPALQSLTLAAVRTKLDDLLEQGQQARQDIQANTREKATIANNLAQLNQDYSKIHQQKLAIYQQAGVHDDNQFTQYLANRSAAQSQALASDAYGQQLTAEDRQALAAYANRDELMTALAKTRYQLDQLNLTISHTHEEIQKDKVEIDSLVKDGTLSNLEQERANLAAKIWHEVQEWLRYQLTIQWINKALIGASADRYPAIIRQAEQYFALLTAHRYSRIRLTADGVKVVRRDQEVFLVEELSQGTAEQLYIALRLGFVTVMSDQANFPVIIDDGFVNFDNVRRQRMLALLEKIAEKNQVIYFTADDRIKDLDVKILDLQALNRE, encoded by the coding sequence ATGAAAATAAAGAAAGTTCATATCGATGGCTTTGGCAAATGGCATGATCAAGATTTTGACTTTACAGCTAACCCCCAAATAATTTATGGCCCTAATGAAGCCGGAAAGACAACTCTAATGGCCTTTCTTGTTAGTGTTTTATTTGGCTTTGCGGATGGGCGGGGAAAGAATCGGTTTGCTCAGTATATTCCGAAAACTACTTCTAGTTATGGTGGAAGTTTATTAGTTGAGATCAACGGCCATGATTACGTGATTAAACGGCAACGCGGTCGGAATGGCGGTAAGGTTAGTGTGACTGATTCACAAGGACGTCAAGGTGGTGAGCAAGAATTAAAGCAACTGCTTGGCTCAATGGATCGGTCGCTCTATCAAGCCCTTTTTAGTTTTGGTCAACGAGACTTAACAGCTGTGGACGAGCTTAATCGGGATGAATGGCAACAACATCTGCAGCAACTAGGGGCTGTTGGCAGTGCACAGTGGGACCAGTTAATTGATCAGTACCAGAAACAAGCTGACCATCTCTATAAACCGCGCGGACGGAAATGGCCGCTCAATCAAGATCTTCATCAATATGCAAATTTGACAGATAAAATTAACCAAGCGCGTGGTAAATTTCACCGTTATCAGGACCTGCAGGCAGATTTGAAGACAAACAAAGAAAAATTGCGGCAAGCACAGGCAGAATTGCAAAAACAACAGCCACTTTTGCAAAAATTAGCACATTTACAGCAGTTGTGGCCGGTTTACCATGAATGGCAACATAGCCACCAAACTCGACCAATTGCTGACTATTTAACTGATCAGCAAGTTACGACGGCTCAAGAACTACAAGTTAGGGAAAAGGAACTTCGCCGCCAACAACAGGTTTATCAACAGCGCTTGGCAAGGATCGATCATCAGTCTCCACAAGCAACTAAGCATTCGCCACAAAGCATCCCGGAACTTCAACGCCTCAAGGAGCAAGCGGTTGAGTTACAAGCGGAGGAGGCTTTACAGCACCGTCAACAAACGCAAGCTAATCAGTGGCAGCAGGAATTAACTGCAATTAAAACACGCTACCACCAGCCCTTGCCGGTGCCCTTAACTCCTCAAGAAAAAGCAGAACTTGCCCGCCTTCTTAATGTCCAACCGCTTTCTCGGGCAAATACGAACCAGTCAAATGGCGATCCTTCTCGCGCCGCAATGATCGGAATCATCGGCGGCTTTGTCCTTTTTATCATTGGATTATTAGCGAATGCCACTTTTATTACCGCTATCGGAGCAATTGCGGCCTTTGCGACAGTTATGTATCTTTATTATCAACGCCAAGGAAGTCATTCTGCTCCAGTAACGACAGATTCCCAAGCAATCATGGCGTTTGGCCAAAAACATGGCTTACAGGATTTTCCGCCTGATCAATGGCTATTAATCCAGGGAGATTTACAACGAAATGCCGAATTAGCTGCCCAGCTCCAAACTGCCAAACAAGATCAGCAAAGATATGACCACCAACTTGCTATCTTTAACCAACAATTGCCACCAGCTTTGCAAAGTCTAACTTTGGCGGCTGTTAGGACTAAATTGGATGATTTGCTGGAACAAGGGCAACAAGCGCGCCAGGATATCCAAGCGAATACCCGGGAAAAAGCAACGATTGCTAACAATTTAGCCCAGCTCAATCAAGACTACAGTAAAATTCATCAGCAAAAACTGGCGATTTATCAGCAAGCAGGGGTGCACGATGATAACCAGTTTACCCAGTACTTAGCAAATCGTTCTGCAGCACAATCACAAGCCTTGGCATCAGATGCCTATGGACAACAATTGACCGCAGAAGACCGCCAAGCCCTTGCTGCATACGCAAATAGAGATGAGCTAATGACGGCTTTAGCGAAGACTCGGTACCAGCTTGATCAGCTCAACCTAACAATCTCTCATACCCACGAAGAGATTCAAAAAGATAAAGTCGAAATTGATAGTTTAGTTAAAGATGGAACCCTCAGCAATCTGGAACAAGAACGGGCTAACCTAGCCGCTAAGATTTGGCATGAAGTACAGGAATGGTTAAGGTACCAATTGACAATTCAGTGGATTAATAAGGCCCTGATAGGAGCTTCAGCTGATCGTTACCCTGCAATCATTCGCCAGGCAGAACAATATTTTGCCTTGTTAACCGCTCATCGCTATTCCCGGATCCGTTTAACGGCCGATGGAGTCAAAGTGGTACGAAGGGATCAAGAAGTCTTTTTAGTGGAAGAATTGTCGCAGGGAACGGCTGAACAATTGTATATTGCGCTCCGGCTTGGCTTTGTCACCGTGATGAGTGATCAAGCTAACTTCCCAGTAATTATTGATGATGGGTTTGTTAATTTTGATAACGTTCGACGGCAACGAATGCTGGCCTTGCTAGAAAAAATTGCTGAGAAGAATCAGGTTATCTATTTTACTGCTGATGATCGGATTAAGGACCTTGACGTTAAAATTCTTGACCTGCAAGCATTAAACCGTGAATAA
- a CDS encoding L-lactate dehydrogenase, whose translation MLDTYRHKVVLIGDGAVGSSFAFSLLQSTNEVDELVLVDRTKSKAVGDAADLADITPLTNPVKIYAGTYEDAADADVVVITAGIPRKPGETRLDLVNKNTTILKSIIKPIVKSGFTGVFVISSNPVDILTTIAQRISGFPKERVIGTGTSLDSMRLRVLLSKKLHLSVNVIDALMLGEHGDTSFAAFNEITIGGKALNIITALSNTDKSEIEKAVHEAGSQIIANKGGTFYGIAKCLSYITRAIIENRNLVLPISAPLDGQYGINDLYLGTPAIINSQGIGQVVEYPLTSDEVKKMQQSAEAMHQVLAKIEI comes from the coding sequence ATGCTTGATACGTATAGGCATAAAGTTGTATTAATAGGTGATGGGGCTGTCGGTTCATCATTTGCCTTTTCATTATTGCAGTCAACAAATGAAGTGGATGAATTGGTACTGGTAGATCGAACAAAGTCAAAAGCAGTTGGGGATGCGGCTGATCTTGCTGATATTACACCCCTGACAAACCCAGTAAAGATTTATGCGGGAACCTATGAAGATGCCGCTGATGCTGACGTAGTTGTTATCACGGCGGGGATTCCCCGTAAACCTGGCGAAACACGTTTAGACCTAGTTAATAAAAACACTACGATTCTTAAGTCAATTATTAAACCAATTGTTAAAAGTGGATTCACTGGCGTTTTCGTTATCTCGAGCAATCCCGTTGATATCCTTACAACAATTGCGCAGCGAATCAGCGGTTTTCCTAAAGAACGGGTTATCGGGACCGGAACTTCTCTTGATTCAATGCGGCTTCGAGTTCTCTTAAGTAAGAAATTACACCTATCTGTCAATGTCATCGATGCCCTAATGCTTGGCGAACATGGTGATACTTCTTTTGCGGCCTTTAACGAAATCACAATCGGCGGGAAAGCCCTCAACATAATTACTGCCCTTTCAAATACTGATAAAAGCGAAATTGAAAAAGCAGTTCACGAAGCTGGCAGTCAAATAATTGCCAATAAAGGGGGTACTTTCTACGGGATTGCTAAATGCCTCTCGTATATTACACGGGCAATCATCGAAAACCGGAACCTTGTCCTGCCAATTTCGGCTCCGCTTGATGGACAGTATGGAATTAATGATCTGTACTTAGGAACACCCGCCATCATTAATAGTCAAGGAATCGGCCAGGTCGTTGAATATCCATTAACATCAGATGAAGTTAAAAAGATGCAACAGTCTGCTGAAGCAATGCATCAAGTTTTAGCGAAGATTGAGATCTAA
- a CDS encoding YlbF family regulator, with protein sequence MVVNIYDTANELSRQLRETQEYQGLQKAFEALKADSDTFDTFKKFQQAQADAQHKQMTGQQPTDDEIKNIQNLAKEVSGKKVVQDLMNQERQVDSMLQQLNKTITSPIQDLYSEVMPKMPGQE encoded by the coding sequence ATGGTTGTAAATATTTATGATACTGCAAATGAACTTAGTCGCCAATTGCGCGAAACTCAAGAATATCAAGGATTACAAAAGGCTTTTGAAGCATTAAAGGCTGACAGTGACACCTTTGACACTTTCAAGAAGTTCCAACAAGCTCAAGCAGATGCTCAACACAAGCAAATGACTGGTCAACAACCAACTGATGATGAAATTAAAAACATCCAAAACCTTGCCAAGGAAGTAAGTGGCAAGAAGGTTGTTCAAGACTTGATGAACCAAGAACGGCAAGTTGATAGCATGCTTCAACAATTGAATAAGACAATTACAAGTCCAATTCAAGATCTTTACAGTGAAGTAATGCCAAAGATGCCAGGACAAGAATAA
- the argS gene encoding arginine--tRNA ligase has protein sequence MSDKQQVAAALAQALPEMDVKEIEAKIERPKDSSNGDYAFPTFFLAKTLHKAPQMIASELVEKVDQDGFEKVVVAGPYINFFLDKAQVGAKILQTILADPEHYGEIDLGHQSNVTIDYSSPNIAKPMGMGHLRSTMIGEAVARILEKVNYNLIRIDYLGDWGTQFGKLMAAYEMWGDEAEVKKDPINTLLKYYVRINNEADEHPEYTEAGRDWFAKLEHGDEEAWRLWHWFREVSLERFQRVYKMLDVNFDSFNGEAFSAQKMEEPIQLLRDKNLLKPSRGAEIVDLDEYNLPPLLIIKSNGTTTYITRDLATALFRKRMYGHAKSLYVVGAEQETYFKQLRAALKEMGFNWWDQIEHISFGLMNLNGKKMSTRKGNVVSLEDVLNDSIDLARKQIAEKNPDLENADEVAKEVGVGAVIFHDLKNYRRNAVNFKLEDVVKFEGETGPYVQYARARAESILRKGGIRDFSNVDLTNAGAEAWELISFLGQYSEAIKRAALNYDPSVIAKYALELAKKFNQYYAHTRILDKDEAQPARLALTQAVSDVLKSALNLLDIKAPDEM, from the coding sequence ATGAGCGATAAGCAACAAGTTGCAGCTGCATTGGCACAAGCATTGCCAGAGATGGATGTTAAAGAAATTGAAGCTAAGATTGAACGGCCAAAAGATTCTAGTAATGGGGATTATGCCTTCCCAACATTCTTTTTAGCTAAGACCTTACATAAGGCACCGCAAATGATTGCAAGTGAATTAGTTGAAAAGGTTGACCAAGACGGTTTTGAAAAGGTAGTTGTTGCTGGTCCATATATCAACTTCTTCCTCGACAAAGCCCAAGTTGGTGCTAAGATTTTGCAAACTATCTTAGCGGATCCTGAACATTATGGTGAGATTGATCTTGGTCACCAATCAAATGTTACGATTGATTATTCATCACCAAACATTGCTAAGCCTATGGGAATGGGTCACCTTCGTTCAACCATGATTGGTGAAGCTGTTGCCCGGATTCTTGAAAAAGTTAACTACAACTTAATTCGGATTGATTACCTTGGTGATTGGGGTACTCAATTTGGTAAGTTAATGGCTGCTTATGAGATGTGGGGAGACGAAGCGGAAGTTAAGAAGGATCCAATTAATACTTTGCTTAAGTACTATGTGCGGATCAATAATGAAGCTGACGAACATCCAGAATATACTGAAGCAGGTCGTGACTGGTTTGCTAAGCTCGAACATGGTGACGAAGAAGCATGGCGGCTTTGGCACTGGTTCCGTGAAGTTTCTCTTGAACGGTTCCAACGTGTTTACAAGATGCTAGATGTTAACTTCGACTCATTTAATGGGGAAGCTTTCTCTGCTCAAAAGATGGAAGAACCTATCCAATTGTTACGGGATAAGAACTTATTGAAGCCTAGTCGAGGTGCAGAAATTGTTGACCTTGATGAATATAACTTACCACCATTACTCATCATCAAGAGTAATGGAACGACAACTTACATCACTCGTGATTTGGCAACTGCACTTTTCCGGAAGCGGATGTATGGTCATGCTAAGTCCCTTTACGTTGTCGGTGCCGAACAAGAAACTTACTTTAAGCAATTACGTGCGGCCTTAAAGGAAATGGGCTTCAACTGGTGGGATCAAATTGAACACATCTCCTTTGGTTTAATGAACTTAAACGGTAAGAAGATGTCTACGCGGAAGGGTAATGTTGTTTCCCTTGAAGACGTATTGAATGATTCTATTGATTTAGCACGGAAGCAAATTGCCGAAAAGAACCCTGACCTTGAAAACGCTGATGAAGTTGCTAAAGAAGTCGGCGTTGGTGCCGTTATCTTCCATGATTTAAAGAACTACCGTCGGAATGCCGTTAACTTCAAGCTTGAAGATGTTGTTAAGTTTGAAGGTGAAACTGGTCCTTACGTTCAATATGCTCGTGCTCGTGCCGAGAGTATCTTACGTAAGGGTGGTATCCGGGACTTTAGCAATGTTGACTTGACAAATGCCGGTGCTGAAGCTTGGGAATTAATCAGCTTCCTTGGTCAATACAGTGAAGCAATCAAACGGGCTGCATTAAACTACGATCCATCAGTAATCGCTAAATATGCCCTTGAATTGGCTAAAAAGTTTAACCAATACTACGCTCACACTCGGATTCTTGATAAGGACGAAGCTCAACCAGCACGGTTAGCTCTTACTCAAGCAGTTAGTGATGTGCTCAAGTCAGCCCTTAACTTACTTGATATCAAGGCACCAGATGAGATGTAA
- a CDS encoding PBP1A family penicillin-binding protein → MNREPQSNSDLKERIMKWLKKTWASFRVWFKHYWQLFVAMLKKFWHRYQLTRWIIVIFLGIFLITSIHLTFVAKTADVKNLKNRLQRPTMIYDRSNQSAGSLYAQKGTYVELKDISSNVPNAVLSTEDRNFYHEHGFSVKGLGRAGVLLVKNKLLHRDYISGGGSTLTQQLVKNAFLTQQQTFSRKAREIFIAVEVENQYSKNEILTMYLNNAYFGHGVWGVQDAAKRYFNENASQLTVPQAATLAGMLTSPGMYDPVEHPTATKQRRNMVLQLMVENHKLSQSAADQYKQTPLNITNGYVPNDSYKYPYFFDAVIAEAESRYHISEKDIMNNGYRIYTTLDQDQQRSMQQTYDDDDNFPQNSADGTMVQSASIAMNPKNGGITAVVGGRGKHVFRGFNRSTQMRRQPGSTIKPIVVYTPALEHGYFYDSTLQDKKQSYGTNNYTPKNYDDTYSGTVPMYKALYESLNAPAVWLLNKIGVNRGYDMAKKFGLPVEKGDKNLALALGGMTRGVSPQQMARAYAVFANDGLMPSPHYITKIEDASGKVIAKNDGSKNKRIISGKTAKEMTSMLIGVFDHGTGETAKPSGYTLAGKTGTTNSGVKGDDSNDRDKWIVGYTPDVVVATWEGYDDTNQSHTLNDISERSINYLYKNEMSAILPNTAGTKFTVEDAQTRAKEKTKGSSKGWGSFLKDGGDFVNNFNQSVNNFGNKASQWWSNVRSLF, encoded by the coding sequence ATGAATCGTGAACCACAATCTAATTCAGATTTGAAAGAGCGAATCATGAAGTGGTTAAAAAAGACTTGGGCGTCGTTCCGAGTTTGGTTTAAGCACTATTGGCAGCTCTTTGTTGCGATGCTGAAAAAGTTCTGGCATCGTTATCAATTAACGCGATGGATCATTGTTATTTTTCTAGGAATTTTCTTAATTACCAGTATCCATTTGACGTTTGTTGCTAAAACTGCAGATGTTAAAAATCTTAAGAACAGGTTGCAACGGCCAACAATGATTTATGACCGTAGCAATCAATCAGCCGGGAGCCTCTATGCTCAAAAGGGAACTTATGTGGAATTAAAAGATATTTCATCAAATGTTCCTAACGCGGTTCTTTCGACTGAAGACCGGAATTTCTATCATGAACACGGCTTTTCAGTCAAAGGGTTAGGCCGGGCTGGCGTCTTACTAGTGAAAAATAAACTTCTTCACCGTGACTATATCTCCGGTGGGGGTAGTACTTTAACGCAACAACTGGTTAAGAATGCCTTTTTGACTCAACAACAGACCTTCTCCCGAAAGGCTCGGGAAATTTTTATTGCGGTTGAGGTAGAAAACCAATACAGCAAAAATGAGATTTTAACAATGTACCTCAATAATGCCTACTTTGGTCATGGGGTATGGGGAGTTCAAGATGCGGCAAAGCGTTACTTTAATGAAAACGCCAGTCAGCTAACAGTACCCCAAGCAGCCACCCTGGCCGGAATGCTGACGTCGCCAGGGATGTACGACCCAGTAGAACATCCAACAGCAACGAAGCAACGACGGAATATGGTTCTTCAGTTGATGGTTGAAAATCATAAGCTGAGTCAAAGTGCGGCGGATCAATATAAGCAAACACCGTTGAATATTACCAACGGCTACGTGCCAAATGATAGTTATAAGTACCCGTACTTCTTTGATGCGGTCATTGCCGAAGCAGAAAGCCGTTATCATATTTCGGAAAAAGATATCATGAATAATGGTTATCGGATTTATACGACGCTGGACCAAGATCAGCAGCGGTCAATGCAGCAAACTTATGACGATGACGATAACTTCCCACAGAACTCGGCTGATGGCACAATGGTTCAATCAGCCTCGATTGCGATGAATCCGAAAAATGGGGGAATTACCGCGGTCGTTGGTGGGCGTGGAAAACATGTCTTCCGTGGATTTAACCGTTCTACGCAGATGCGGCGGCAGCCCGGGTCAACGATTAAGCCGATTGTTGTATATACACCAGCCCTAGAGCATGGATATTTCTATGATTCAACGCTTCAAGATAAGAAACAATCGTATGGAACTAATAATTACACGCCAAAGAACTATGATGATACCTATAGCGGGACGGTACCGATGTATAAGGCTCTTTATGAGAGTCTTAACGCTCCAGCAGTCTGGTTATTAAATAAGATCGGGGTCAATCGTGGTTATGATATGGCAAAGAAGTTTGGTTTGCCAGTTGAAAAGGGTGATAAGAACCTTGCCTTGGCCCTCGGTGGTATGACCCGCGGAGTATCACCGCAACAAATGGCTCGTGCCTATGCAGTCTTTGCCAATGATGGTTTGATGCCATCACCGCACTACATTACCAAGATTGAAGATGCCTCTGGAAAGGTGATCGCCAAAAATGATGGTAGCAAGAATAAGCGGATCATTTCTGGTAAGACAGCCAAAGAAATGACTAGTATGCTAATTGGCGTATTTGATCACGGAACTGGTGAAACGGCCAAACCAAGTGGCTATACGCTTGCCGGTAAAACGGGGACCACAAACTCAGGGGTAAAAGGCGATGATTCCAATGATCGTGATAAGTGGATCGTAGGTTATACGCCCGATGTAGTGGTTGCAACATGGGAAGGCTATGATGATACAAACCAAAGCCACACCCTAAACGATATTTCTGAACGGAGCATTAACTACCTTTACAAGAATGAAATGAGTGCGATTTTGCCAAATACTGCTGGAACCAAATTCACGGTTGAAGATGCTCAAACACGGGCAAAAGAAAAGACAAAGGGTTCCTCTAAAGGATGGGGATCATTCCTCAAAGATGGGGGCGACTTTGTAAATAACTTCAACCAATCAGTAAATAACTTTGGTAATAAGGCAAGTCAATGGTGGAGCAATGTTCGATCGCTTTTCTAG
- the folP gene encoding dihydropteroate synthase, whose product MKVTENLVTKDHSKLVSAILADQVNRHQQLLLTWECPDVETAGMVEQFIRHFDTPVVYVEKRVEFSFPLLSLKELIARVKEWWDNDDELIASLEQVYRRHQIIWRAGRFTFDLTEQPVIYGILNVTPDSFYDGGKFQSHSAIVNQIAKMVAAGANVIEVGGQTTKPGGFKEVDPEEEIARIMPAIQFLRENYPQIAIAVDTYKLPVMAAAIEAGVDIINDVQAFNSKQKLILMAKANVGMVTMHSSRTHDYDNLTVAMQKFFEHNLGTIAAAGIDLERVILDQGIGYAKVADGYQDYAMMRNIDQLNYLHRPIMVAISRKGFGQKLFNLAKEDRLGVTLIAETAMYLRGGRVLRVHDVEETSQLVKMIDTIENSYWFRSTNSQFLRQ is encoded by the coding sequence ATGAAAGTTACTGAAAATTTAGTTACTAAAGACCATTCGAAGTTAGTGTCCGCGATTTTAGCCGACCAAGTTAATCGCCACCAGCAGCTTTTATTGACTTGGGAGTGTCCAGATGTGGAGACGGCTGGAATGGTGGAGCAATTTATCCGTCATTTTGATACCCCCGTCGTTTATGTTGAAAAGCGCGTAGAATTTTCTTTTCCGCTCCTTTCCCTAAAAGAACTAATAGCGCGGGTGAAAGAGTGGTGGGATAACGACGACGAATTAATTGCTTCTCTTGAGCAGGTCTACCGTCGTCACCAAATTATTTGGCGTGCAGGTCGGTTTACCTTTGACCTGACAGAGCAACCAGTGATTTATGGGATTTTAAATGTAACTCCTGACTCGTTTTATGATGGGGGCAAATTTCAATCCCACTCCGCTATCGTCAATCAAATTGCTAAGATGGTAGCAGCCGGTGCAAACGTAATTGAAGTCGGTGGGCAAACTACGAAACCGGGTGGCTTTAAAGAGGTTGATCCGGAAGAAGAAATTGCGCGAATTATGCCGGCTATTCAGTTTCTTCGTGAAAACTATCCCCAGATTGCGATCGCAGTTGATACGTATAAACTCCCGGTAATGGCAGCGGCAATTGAGGCCGGGGTAGATATTATCAATGATGTGCAGGCATTTAATTCAAAACAAAAACTAATTTTGATGGCTAAGGCAAATGTTGGAATGGTAACGATGCATAGCAGCCGAACCCATGACTATGATAATCTCACCGTAGCGATGCAGAAATTCTTTGAACACAATCTTGGGACAATAGCGGCTGCTGGCATTGATCTTGAACGAGTGATTTTAGACCAAGGAATTGGCTATGCAAAGGTTGCTGACGGTTACCAAGATTATGCGATGATGCGCAACATTGACCAGCTTAATTACCTCCATCGCCCAATTATGGTTGCGATCTCCCGAAAAGGTTTTGGTCAAAAATTATTTAATCTAGCAAAAGAAGACCGTCTCGGCGTAACATTGATTGCTGAGACAGCAATGTATTTGCGAGGCGGTCGTGTTTTACGAGTTCATGATGTTGAGGAAACTAGTCAGTTAGTGAAAATGATCGATACTATTGAAAATAGTTACTGGTTTAGATCCACCAACAGCCAATTCCTAAGGCAATAA
- the thiD gene encoding bifunctional hydroxymethylpyrimidine kinase/phosphomethylpyrimidine kinase — protein sequence MTNPTIQAVTIAGHDSDGSAGMPADLHAFFADGVYGHGILTAAVSGNSYGITSSQVMPQEFIAEQFKVLSEDFDIKAAKTGMLANDDVINVVADNYSPEHFGPLVVDPVIITKHGAMLLEQSAYELFRERIIPLATVITPNFYEAQKLTGIEMSTDEERVKAAHYLQDLGAKNVVIKGAHNDDSQTTVDDFVLLEDGDSFWLKKPFVKTDRLNGTGDSFSAIIAAELAKGNNVKIAVTKAKDAVYAAIANPLTVGHKFGPINHWDAQKELH from the coding sequence ATGACAAACCCTACAATTCAAGCTGTCACAATTGCAGGTCATGATTCGGATGGGAGTGCTGGAATGCCCGCGGACCTTCATGCCTTTTTTGCGGATGGCGTATATGGTCACGGTATTTTAACTGCCGCTGTTTCCGGAAATTCTTATGGGATCACCTCTTCTCAAGTAATGCCGCAAGAATTTATTGCTGAACAGTTTAAGGTGTTAAGTGAAGATTTTGACATCAAAGCAGCCAAAACTGGAATGCTTGCTAATGATGATGTAATTAATGTCGTTGCTGATAACTATTCGCCTGAACATTTTGGCCCGTTAGTTGTTGACCCTGTGATTATTACTAAGCACGGAGCAATGTTGCTTGAACAATCCGCCTATGAACTATTTCGTGAACGAATTATTCCCCTTGCAACTGTTATTACCCCTAATTTCTATGAAGCTCAAAAGTTAACAGGAATCGAAATGAGTACAGATGAAGAACGGGTTAAAGCAGCTCATTATCTCCAAGATTTAGGGGCAAAAAATGTGGTGATTAAGGGCGCGCATAATGATGATAGCCAAACAACTGTTGATGACTTTGTTCTTCTTGAAGACGGTGATAGCTTCTGGCTCAAAAAACCTTTTGTTAAGACTGATCGATTGAATGGAACCGGGGATAGCTTCTCCGCGATCATTGCTGCCGAGCTTGCGAAGGGAAATAATGTTAAAATAGCAGTAACAAAGGCTAAAGATGCCGTTTACGCAGCAATCGCAAATCCATTAACGGTTGGTCATAAATTTGGTCCAATCAACCATTGGGATGCGCAAAAGGAGCTGCATTAG